A single region of the Anguilla rostrata isolate EN2019 chromosome 11, ASM1855537v3, whole genome shotgun sequence genome encodes:
- the LOC135234806 gene encoding uncharacterized protein LOC135234806 isoform X1 has translation MFCIYMLLLLSGQICLFFMEPVVGGKARPNITLRPPTGEVIEGQNFTITCHSQYTGGHFHLEFNGVNLTTLSYPNSFSVASANSSNSGNYSCVYVSTFSNGHHNISRSDMVIVKVTVKSEFPLVLIVAGSAGGAVFLLLLILLSVCLTCKCRTHSESVARSTYHSQPLDREGLDSEPDYVDTPSEGSGTNYLNVEMQGFGKGCTSADAPSEDSNASYVNVEIPEEEESECEDDYVNTETMQIGNAPVGYGDSDSEPDYENSAYVNGDSEVN, from the exons ATGTTCTGTATCTATATGCTGCTGCTTCTAAGTG GTCAAATCTGTTTGTTCTTCATGGAGCCTGTGGTTGGAGGTAAGGCT AGGCCAAACATCACACTACGGCCTCCCACTGGTGAGGTGATCGAGGGCCAAAACTTCACCATCACTTGCCACTCTCAGTATACAGGAGGGCATTTCCACCTGGAATTCAATGGCGTCAACCTTACCACCTTATCTTACCCCAACTCCTTCTCGGTTGCATCTGCCAACTCATCCAACTCAGGAAACTACAGCTGCGTCTATGTGTCTACATTTTCCAATGGCCACCACAACATTTCCAGGAGTGACATGGTGATTGTTAAGGTTACAGTGAAATCTG AGTTTCCCTTGGTGCTGATTGTGGCAGGatcagcagggggagctgtgtttctgctccTCCTCATCCTTCTCAGTGTCTGTCTTACCTGTAAGTGCAGGACCCATTCGGAATCAG TTGCCCGTAGTACATACCACAGCCAGCCTCTGGACCGGGAAGGCCTGGATTCAGAGCCTGATTACGTGGACACGCCATCGGAGGGCAGTGGAACCAACTACCTGAACGTGGAGATGCAGGGTTTTGGGAAAGGATGCACTTCCGCAGATGCACCATCAGAGGACAGCAACGCGAGCTACGTCAATGTGGAGATTCCcgaggaggaagagagcgagTGCGAGGACGATTACGTAAACACGGAGACAATGCAGATCGGCAATGCGCCCGTCGGCTACGGTGACAGCGACAGTGAGCCGGACTACGAGAACTCTGCTTACGTGAATGGGGACAGCGAAGTGAATTAA
- the LOC135234806 gene encoding uncharacterized protein LOC135234806 isoform X2, protein MFCIYMLLLLSGQICLFFMEPVVGERPNITLRPPTGEVIEGQNFTITCHSQYTGGHFHLEFNGVNLTTLSYPNSFSVASANSSNSGNYSCVYVSTFSNGHHNISRSDMVIVKVTVKSEFPLVLIVAGSAGGAVFLLLLILLSVCLTCKCRTHSESVARSTYHSQPLDREGLDSEPDYVDTPSEGSGTNYLNVEMQGFGKGCTSADAPSEDSNASYVNVEIPEEEESECEDDYVNTETMQIGNAPVGYGDSDSEPDYENSAYVNGDSEVN, encoded by the exons ATGTTCTGTATCTATATGCTGCTGCTTCTAAGTG GTCAAATCTGTTTGTTCTTCATGGAGCCTGTGGTTGGAG AGAGGCCAAACATCACACTACGGCCTCCCACTGGTGAGGTGATCGAGGGCCAAAACTTCACCATCACTTGCCACTCTCAGTATACAGGAGGGCATTTCCACCTGGAATTCAATGGCGTCAACCTTACCACCTTATCTTACCCCAACTCCTTCTCGGTTGCATCTGCCAACTCATCCAACTCAGGAAACTACAGCTGCGTCTATGTGTCTACATTTTCCAATGGCCACCACAACATTTCCAGGAGTGACATGGTGATTGTTAAGGTTACAGTGAAATCTG AGTTTCCCTTGGTGCTGATTGTGGCAGGatcagcagggggagctgtgtttctgctccTCCTCATCCTTCTCAGTGTCTGTCTTACCTGTAAGTGCAGGACCCATTCGGAATCAG TTGCCCGTAGTACATACCACAGCCAGCCTCTGGACCGGGAAGGCCTGGATTCAGAGCCTGATTACGTGGACACGCCATCGGAGGGCAGTGGAACCAACTACCTGAACGTGGAGATGCAGGGTTTTGGGAAAGGATGCACTTCCGCAGATGCACCATCAGAGGACAGCAACGCGAGCTACGTCAATGTGGAGATTCCcgaggaggaagagagcgagTGCGAGGACGATTACGTAAACACGGAGACAATGCAGATCGGCAATGCGCCCGTCGGCTACGGTGACAGCGACAGTGAGCCGGACTACGAGAACTCTGCTTACGTGAATGGGGACAGCGAAGTGAATTAA